The segment TATGGGTACAACTTTATAAAAAAAGATATATATGGTATGTCTTTCTTTGTTGGACCCAAAATAAGATATTTTTGGGAATCTAAAAGTAAAATGGAATATACCAACTTTGACCAATTGAATATAGATGAAGACTTTTATCCTATTAATTTTGGATTAACAGCGGGTATAGCCGTTTATATCTCTAAAATATTCTTTGATTTTAGATACGAACAAATCCTTCATAATATCTCCAAAGGAGTAGATTATGATGGTATGCGCAATGTATCCATTTCTCAAAGTGATAAGAATCTATCACAAGGCGAAATAAAACTTCATAGAAGAGATCATATGCTTAGCTTTTCGCTAGGTGTAATATTTTAACGCTACTATAACAATTTTATTAACTTATTATTCTTTTACTATTTAAATCAAAACAATGAAAAGAGACACTGAAATTTTTGAGATTATTGAGAAAGAGCACCAACGCCAGCTAAAAGGCATTGAGTTAATTGCCTCTGAAAACTTTGTAAGTGAACAAGTAATGGAAGCTATGGGCTCTTGCTTGACTAACAAATATGCCGAAGGATATCCTGGTAAAAGATATTACGGTGGCTGCCAGTTTGTAGACCAAAGCGAACAACTAGCTATTGACCGTCTTAAAAAACTATTCGGAGCTGAGTGGGCAAACGTACAGCCACACTCTGGAGCTCAAGCAAATACTGCAGTATTCTTTGCAATCCTAAAACCAGGTGATAAATTTATGGGATTAAACCTAGATCATGGTGGTCACCTTTCACATGGTTCTTCTGTAAACTTCTCAGGTATTATGTATACTCCTATAGCATACAACTTGAACAAAGAAACAGGACTAATCGATTATGATGAGATGGAGAAATTGGCTATTGCTGAAAAACCAAAATTAATCGTAGGTGGTGGTTCTGCTTATTCTCGTGAATGGGATTACAAACGTATGCGTGAAATCGCAGATAAAGTAGGTGCTATTTTTATGGTAGATATGGCACATCCTGCTGGCCTCATCGCTGCTGGATTATTAGATAACCCAGTAAAATATGCTCACGTAGTAACTTCTACAACTCACAAGACATTAAGAGGACCACGTGGTGGTGTTATCTTACTAGGAAAAGACTTCCCAAATCCTTGGGGTGAAAAAACACGTAAAGGTGAAGTGAAGATGATGTCGCAGATTCTTAACTCTGCTGTATTCCCAGGAACACAAGGTGG is part of the Bacteroides coprosuis DSM 18011 genome and harbors:
- a CDS encoding Glycine hydroxymethyltransferase (COGs: COG0112 Glycine/serine hydroxymethyltransferase~InterPro IPR001085~KEGG: bvu:BVU_3341 serine hydroxymethyltransferase~PFAM: Serine hydroxymethyltransferase~PRIAM: Glycine hydroxymethyltransferase~SPTR: Serine hydroxymethyltransferase;~IMG reference gene:2504107751~PFAM: Serine hydroxymethyltransferase), with protein sequence MKRDTEIFEIIEKEHQRQLKGIELIASENFVSEQVMEAMGSCLTNKYAEGYPGKRYYGGCQFVDQSEQLAIDRLKKLFGAEWANVQPHSGAQANTAVFFAILKPGDKFMGLNLDHGGHLSHGSSVNFSGIMYTPIAYNLNKETGLIDYDEMEKLAIAEKPKLIVGGGSAYSREWDYKRMREIADKVGAIFMVDMAHPAGLIAAGLLDNPVKYAHVVTSTTHKTLRGPRGGVILLGKDFPNPWGEKTRKGEVKMMSQILNSAVFPGTQGGPLEHVIAAKAVAFGEALRPEFKEYQTQVKKNAHVLAEELMKRGFDIVSGGTDNHSMLVDLRSKYPDLTGKVAEKALVEADITVNKNMVPFDSRSAFQTSGIRLGTPAITSRGAKENLMVEIADLIETVLSNVDNEAKIAEVRHRVNELMADYPIFAY